The following proteins are co-located in the [Pasteurella] mairii genome:
- a CDS encoding FAD-dependent oxidoreductase — MTNFSQVIIIGAGAAGLFCAGEIAKAGMQVTILDNGKKVGRKILMSGGGFCNFTNLDVGPQHYLSQNPHFVKSALARFNQWDFIARVAERGIAYHEKELGQLFCDKGAEEIVAMLADSCAQYQVNIQLRQQIERVELVADHASARFALKANGVQWHCHSLVIASGGLSMAGLGATPFGYQVAQQFG; from the coding sequence ATGACCAATTTTTCGCAAGTGATCATCATTGGCGCCGGCGCGGCGGGCTTGTTTTGTGCCGGTGAAATAGCAAAAGCCGGTATGCAAGTGACGATTTTGGATAATGGCAAAAAAGTGGGGCGCAAAATTTTGATGTCCGGCGGCGGTTTTTGTAACTTCACCAATTTAGACGTCGGTCCCCAGCATTATTTGTCGCAAAATCCCCATTTTGTGAAATCCGCATTGGCACGTTTTAATCAATGGGATTTTATCGCCCGCGTGGCAGAACGCGGCATTGCTTACCATGAAAAAGAACTGGGGCAATTATTTTGTGACAAAGGTGCGGAAGAGATTGTCGCCATGTTAGCGGACAGTTGCGCGCAATATCAGGTGAATATCCAATTGCGTCAGCAAATTGAACGAGTGGAATTGGTTGCTGATCATGCCTCGGCGCGCTTTGCGCTAAAAGCGAATGGCGTGCAATGGCATTGCCACAGTTTAGTGATCGCCAGTGGTGGCTTGTCCATGGCGGGTTTGGGGGCAACGCCTTTTGGTTATCAAGTGGCGCAGCAATTCGGGTAA
- a CDS encoding FAD-dependent oxidoreductase → MIAPRASLVPFTWREKDKFYTALSGVALPVSVKAKCGQIFSNNLLFTHRGISGPAILQISNYWQPNEALEIDCLPNMNMLEFMQNLRTTSPKLRLKTALSRILPSRLLELWMEQGLLQDDALAQLSNAQLAALDLQIHHWQITPNGTEGYRTAEVTMGGVDTQEISSKTMEAQRVSGLYFIGEVLDVTGWLGGYNFQWAWSSAYACAQAICAKLEG, encoded by the coding sequence GTGATTGCACCGCGCGCGTCGTTAGTGCCTTTTACGTGGCGCGAAAAAGACAAATTTTATACCGCACTTTCCGGCGTCGCTTTGCCAGTTAGCGTGAAAGCGAAGTGTGGTCAAATTTTTAGCAATAATTTATTGTTCACTCATCGCGGTATTTCCGGACCGGCAATCTTGCAAATTTCTAATTATTGGCAGCCGAATGAAGCATTGGAAATAGATTGTCTGCCGAATATGAATATGCTGGAATTTATGCAAAACTTGCGCACAACCTCGCCGAAATTACGTCTAAAAACCGCATTGTCGCGCATTTTGCCAAGTCGTTTATTGGAGCTTTGGATGGAACAGGGGCTGCTACAAGATGATGCCTTAGCGCAACTTTCCAACGCTCAATTGGCGGCATTGGATCTGCAAATTCATCATTGGCAAATCACGCCGAACGGAACCGAGGGATATCGTACCGCCGAGGTGACCATGGGGGGCGTGGATACGCAAGAAATTTCCTCTAAAACCATGGAGGCGCAACGAGTTAGCGGATTGTATTTTATCGGCGAAGTGCTGGATGTGACCGGTTGGTTGGGCGGGTACAATTTCCAATGGGCTTGGAGTTCCGCTTATGCTTGCGCGCAAGCCATTTGCGCAAAACTTGAGGGATAA
- the nudC gene encoding NADH pyrophosphatase — MMKIIQPHDNGFWLLTQGSAIYLQQETLPQGRAEELALQGKLGMVIGELEQQPLWLVQEEADDAVREYVSLRTQLFLPERTFNLLARGVELNHFFNTHRFCGKCGHQTRIAEDEWAVQCQNAACGYRTYPVICPSIIVAVRRGKDILLANHWRHKGGIYTTLAGFVEVGETFEQTVMREVFEETGIHVKNIRYFGSQPWAFPNSQMVGFLADYDSGEIQLQEAEIYDAKWFRYDEPLPELPPPGTIALKLIQATLALCADEDRQIQA; from the coding sequence ATGATGAAAATAATTCAACCTCATGACAATGGATTTTGGTTGTTGACGCAAGGATCGGCGATTTATTTACAACAAGAGACCTTGCCGCAAGGTCGCGCCGAGGAGCTGGCGTTGCAAGGTAAATTAGGCATGGTGATCGGCGAGTTAGAACAGCAGCCTTTGTGGTTGGTGCAAGAAGAGGCGGATGATGCGGTGCGAGAGTACGTTTCTTTACGTACGCAGCTTTTTTTGCCGGAGCGAACCTTTAATTTACTGGCACGCGGAGTGGAATTAAATCATTTTTTTAATACCCACCGTTTTTGTGGCAAATGTGGGCATCAAACTCGTATTGCCGAAGATGAATGGGCGGTGCAATGCCAAAATGCTGCCTGTGGTTATCGCACTTATCCAGTAATTTGCCCGTCGATTATTGTGGCAGTGCGGCGCGGAAAGGACATTTTATTGGCGAATCATTGGCGTCATAAAGGTGGCATTTATACCACGCTGGCGGGATTTGTTGAGGTGGGGGAAACTTTTGAGCAAACGGTGATGCGCGAGGTGTTTGAAGAAACCGGCATTCACGTCAAAAATATTCGTTATTTCGGTAGCCAACCTTGGGCATTTCCGAATTCGCAGATGGTGGGATTTTTGGCAGATTATGATAGCGGCGAAATTCAGCTGCAAGAGGCAGAGATTTATGATGCCAAATGGTTTCGTTATGATGAACCGCTGCCAGAGTTGCCGCCACCGGGAACCATTGCGTTAAAATTAATTCAGGCGACGTTGGCGTTGTGTGCTGATGAAGATCGCCAAATCCAAGCATAA